From one Streptomyces sp. CA-210063 genomic stretch:
- the solA gene encoding N-methyl-L-tryptophan oxidase, whose translation MSAARKRVAVVGVGTMGSQAAWRLAARGAEVVGYDRFAPGHDRGAAGGETRIFRSAHFEDSRYVPLLQHADGLWERLQQETGRELRRLTGCLLMGPTGHQQMATVLESIAEHGLDHEVLDAELLAKRFSHYRIEDGDVAVLDRRAGFIRPELTIQTAARRAEQLGAVIHRYSTVREIVPVAGGVEIRTDSGSERFDTVVVTPGPWVNDLLPDLPWEVDVRRLVSAWYVPTTPDAWFGEERPAFIRTAPTHCYGLPSPDGVSVKLGLSRALHRPAGDPNQLDRTVQPEELDIFSELIARYLPDLHPDPTRLSVYMEGYTESSRPLVGPLPGAENVILLAGFSGHGFKLSPAFGDIAADLALDGTSPQPIDFLSTVGRTEA comes from the coding sequence GTGTCAGCTGCCAGGAAGCGCGTCGCCGTCGTCGGCGTCGGAACGATGGGCAGCCAGGCCGCCTGGCGGCTGGCGGCCCGGGGCGCCGAGGTCGTCGGGTACGACCGGTTCGCCCCCGGCCACGACCGCGGTGCCGCCGGCGGCGAGACCCGGATCTTCCGCAGTGCGCACTTCGAGGACTCCCGGTACGTCCCGCTGCTCCAGCACGCCGACGGCCTGTGGGAGCGGCTTCAGCAGGAGACCGGCCGTGAGCTGCGCCGACTGACCGGGTGTCTGCTGATGGGGCCGACCGGGCACCAGCAGATGGCCACCGTCCTGGAGTCCATCGCGGAGCACGGCCTCGACCACGAGGTGCTTGACGCCGAGCTTCTGGCGAAACGATTCTCCCACTATCGGATCGAGGACGGCGACGTGGCCGTGCTCGACCGCCGCGCCGGTTTCATCCGCCCGGAGCTGACCATCCAGACCGCCGCCCGCCGCGCCGAGCAGCTGGGTGCCGTCATCCACCGCTACAGCACGGTCCGCGAGATCGTCCCCGTCGCGGGCGGCGTCGAGATCCGCACCGACTCCGGCAGCGAGCGCTTCGACACCGTCGTCGTCACTCCCGGCCCCTGGGTCAACGACTTGCTTCCCGACCTGCCGTGGGAGGTGGACGTCCGCCGCCTCGTCAGTGCCTGGTACGTGCCCACCACCCCCGACGCCTGGTTCGGCGAGGAGCGCCCTGCGTTCATCCGTACCGCGCCCACCCACTGCTACGGCCTGCCCTCCCCGGACGGCGTCTCCGTCAAGCTCGGCCTGTCCCGCGCCCTGCACCGGCCCGCGGGCGACCCCAACCAGCTGGATCGGACCGTACAGCCCGAAGAGCTGGACATCTTCTCCGAGTTGATCGCGCGTTACCTGCCGGACCTGCACCCGGACCCGACCCGGCTCTCCGTCTATATGGAGGGCTACACCGAAAGCAGCCGCCCCCTGGTCGGCCCCCTGCCCGGCGCCGAGAACGTCATCCTGCTCGCCGGCTTCTCCGGCCACGGCTTCAAGCTCTCGCCCGCCTTCGGCGACATCGCCGCCGACCTCGCGCTGGACGGCACCTCGCCCCAGCCCATCGACTTCCTCTCCACCGTCGGCCGTACGGAGGCATGA
- a CDS encoding ABC transporter substrate-binding protein, translated as MRDARIDRRLFLRGVGGATAGLAAASALSACGTGTSRSVADGSGKNSKTLVVRNSGGTYGDANQKAVYDAFTKETGVQIKVVNIAYAQLLAQIKQGRPQFDLIDTSMADIVRFKDEDATEELDYDRLKSTKNTGIADSLMTTHGVGKNYWASVMAYRTDAFDGKKPESWADFWDTKAFSGSRALQARDADLPELEFALLADGVPLDKLYPLDVDRAFRSLDSIKGSVRKYWDTGALPGLLLGREEVVATSVWHGRLDALIKGGSPMAYQWNGARRQSNGFCVPKGAANPDAAYQLIDFALRPDIQAAYAEVYPMAPVVPAAYKKLSSAAAGNLASSPEHLKSGFDLDVEWWIKNEEAVSKRWQEWVNA; from the coding sequence ATGAGAGACGCCCGGATCGACCGTCGGCTCTTCCTGCGCGGAGTCGGCGGAGCCACGGCGGGTCTCGCCGCCGCGTCCGCCCTCAGCGCCTGCGGCACCGGCACCAGCCGGTCCGTCGCCGACGGCAGTGGCAAGAACTCCAAGACGCTCGTCGTCCGCAACAGCGGTGGCACCTACGGAGACGCCAACCAGAAGGCGGTCTACGACGCGTTCACCAAGGAGACCGGCGTCCAGATCAAGGTGGTGAACATCGCGTACGCCCAGCTGCTCGCCCAGATCAAGCAGGGCCGCCCGCAGTTCGACCTGATCGACACCTCCATGGCCGACATCGTGCGCTTCAAGGACGAGGACGCCACCGAGGAACTCGACTACGACCGGCTGAAGAGCACCAAGAACACGGGCATCGCCGACTCCCTGATGACGACCCACGGCGTCGGCAAGAACTACTGGGCCAGCGTCATGGCGTACCGCACCGACGCCTTCGACGGGAAGAAGCCCGAGAGCTGGGCGGACTTCTGGGACACCAAGGCGTTCTCCGGCAGCCGCGCCCTCCAGGCCCGCGACGCCGACCTGCCCGAGCTGGAGTTCGCCCTCCTCGCCGACGGTGTGCCCCTGGACAAGCTGTATCCCCTCGACGTGGACCGGGCCTTCAGGTCCCTCGACAGCATCAAGGGATCCGTCCGTAAGTACTGGGACACCGGTGCCCTCCCCGGCCTGCTGCTGGGCCGCGAGGAGGTCGTCGCCACCAGTGTCTGGCACGGCCGTCTCGACGCCCTGATCAAGGGCGGCTCACCGATGGCGTACCAGTGGAACGGCGCCCGCCGGCAGAGCAACGGCTTCTGCGTCCCCAAGGGCGCGGCGAACCCCGACGCCGCCTACCAGCTGATCGACTTCGCGCTGCGGCCCGACATCCAGGCCGCCTACGCCGAGGTGTACCCGATGGCGCCGGTCGTGCCCGCCGCCTACAAGAAGCTGTCCTCGGCCGCCGCCGGCAACCTGGCCAGCTCGCCCGAGCACCTGAAGTCCGGGTTCGACCTGGACGTCGAGTGGTGGATCAAGAACGAGGAAGCCGTGTCCAAGCGCTGGCAGGAGTGGGTCAATGCCTGA
- a CDS encoding IclR family transcriptional regulator codes for MKSVTRSLRILEAVAQHQPVTVGELTKLFGMPKSTVQRTLVTLNEAGWLRANRKDTTRWEIGARVLAVRPAALQGSSLFAAAREPMIRLRDTVNETIHLSVPDALHSMVVVDRVDCDHPVRTFHTIGDTSPLHATATGHAILAHLPSREVDEFATGTFEGYGEETITDPVELRTELDRVKERGYAVNHNQYLQGVCAIAAPVLDGDGVPLAAVAVSLPDSRFEPGRLAELGQLVSETAAEITARHLR; via the coding sequence ATGAAGAGTGTCACCAGGTCACTGCGCATCCTGGAAGCGGTCGCCCAACATCAGCCGGTCACCGTGGGTGAGCTGACGAAGCTCTTCGGCATGCCGAAGTCGACCGTGCAGCGCACCCTGGTCACACTCAACGAGGCGGGCTGGCTGCGCGCGAACCGCAAGGACACCACCCGCTGGGAGATCGGCGCCCGCGTCCTGGCCGTACGACCCGCCGCCCTCCAGGGCTCCAGCCTGTTCGCCGCCGCCCGCGAACCCATGATCCGACTCCGGGACACCGTGAACGAGACCATCCACCTGTCGGTGCCCGACGCACTGCACAGCATGGTCGTCGTCGACCGCGTCGACTGCGACCACCCCGTACGGACCTTCCACACCATCGGCGACACCTCACCCCTGCACGCCACGGCCACCGGGCACGCGATCCTCGCCCATCTCCCGAGTCGCGAGGTCGACGAGTTCGCGACGGGCACGTTCGAGGGTTACGGCGAGGAGACCATCACCGACCCGGTCGAGCTGCGCACGGAGCTCGACCGGGTCAAAGAACGTGGATACGCCGTGAACCACAACCAGTACCTCCAGGGTGTCTGCGCCATCGCGGCCCCCGTCCTGGACGGTGACGGCGTCCCGCTGGCCGCGGTGGCCGTCTCGCTGCCGGACTCCCGCTTCGAGCCCGGCCGGCTCGCCGAGCTGGGACAGCTGGTGAGCGAGACGGCGGCGGAGATCACCGCGCGCCACCTGCGCTGA
- a CDS encoding ABC transporter permease, which translates to MIALRSTLAGRIFLTAASTLILLFLALPIVLIVVTSFGSDAFGSFPPDSWTLSWYTSLFADGSKWPAALSLSALVASLTTVFSLGLGITAATALVRSNLPLRSAVYGLVLAPLVIPQVVVALGLFLLFEPAAMLGSPIAIALGHTVLASPIAVMILMATLKGIDERLEDAAASMGAGRLTVARRITLPLAMPGLIAAAIFSFITSFDEFFISMFLSSVDTVTLPVQVFNVLQFDVDPSVTAVSAVLIAVAVQALALVAAVRRLGGAGKQDGLLPTEPAMGLSTGSDPE; encoded by the coding sequence ATGATCGCGCTGCGCTCGACCCTGGCCGGGCGGATCTTCCTGACCGCCGCCTCCACGCTGATCCTGCTGTTCCTCGCCCTGCCGATCGTCCTCATCGTCGTCACCTCCTTCGGCAGCGACGCGTTCGGCTCCTTCCCGCCGGACTCCTGGACGCTCAGCTGGTACACGTCGCTGTTCGCCGACGGCAGCAAGTGGCCGGCCGCGCTCTCGCTGAGCGCCCTGGTCGCCTCACTGACCACCGTGTTCTCCCTCGGCCTGGGCATCACGGCGGCGACCGCGCTGGTCCGCAGCAACCTGCCACTGCGCTCGGCGGTCTACGGACTCGTCCTGGCACCCCTGGTGATCCCCCAGGTGGTCGTCGCGCTCGGGCTGTTCCTGCTCTTCGAGCCCGCCGCGATGCTCGGCAGCCCGATCGCCATCGCCCTCGGCCACACCGTGCTCGCCTCACCGATCGCGGTGATGATCCTCATGGCCACGCTGAAGGGCATCGACGAACGGCTGGAGGACGCGGCGGCCAGCATGGGCGCCGGCCGCCTGACCGTCGCCCGGCGCATCACACTCCCGCTGGCCATGCCCGGCCTGATCGCCGCCGCGATCTTCTCGTTCATCACCAGCTTCGACGAGTTCTTCATCTCCATGTTCCTGTCCTCGGTGGACACCGTGACCCTGCCGGTCCAGGTGTTCAACGTCCTCCAGTTCGATGTCGACCCGTCGGTGACGGCCGTCAGCGCGGTGCTCATCGCGGTCGCCGTCCAGGCCCTCGCCCTGGTCGCCGCGGTACGCAGGCTCGGCGGCGCCGGCAAGCAGGACGGTCTGCTGCCGACGGAGCCCGCCATGGGCCTGTCCACCGGGAGTGACCCCGAATGA
- a CDS encoding succinylglutamate desuccinylase/aspartoacylase domain-containing protein: MNDATLLVGSLHAQSGTKARGTVRADLGTLTVDIPLTLVNGSRPGPRVVITAGVHGGEFTPIDAVVRLADRLDPAEVHGQVIICPVANPPAVYQGRLNVSPVDGVNLNRVFPGDPAGGPTERLAAWLFTHLVDAADVYVDLHCGGIDQVLRDFVGYRLTGDPDLDKATAELAGSFGIEDVVLGPKADGGNSHAAAARRGISAVLVEVGSLGQRDEPTALRRVDGLLTALRHLGVLDQDGSAPAPIREWVWSAGVTAEATGLWYPEFSFDADVIGEVAQGDILGRIVDPADGTEHTVHAPAGGRIFYGMHGLTVAPGAELAALAVPWDPDTAARPDTLRTPGAGHGSDEAAPRP, encoded by the coding sequence ATGAACGACGCCACCCTCTTGGTCGGTTCCCTGCACGCGCAGTCCGGCACCAAGGCCCGCGGCACCGTCAGGGCCGACCTCGGCACCCTCACCGTCGACATTCCGCTGACCCTGGTCAACGGCTCCCGCCCCGGACCCCGGGTCGTCATCACCGCCGGTGTGCACGGCGGCGAGTTCACGCCCATCGACGCGGTCGTACGACTGGCGGACAGGCTGGACCCCGCCGAGGTGCACGGCCAGGTGATCATCTGCCCCGTCGCCAACCCTCCCGCCGTGTACCAGGGCCGCCTCAACGTCTCCCCGGTCGACGGCGTGAACCTCAACCGCGTCTTCCCCGGCGATCCGGCCGGCGGCCCCACCGAACGGCTGGCCGCCTGGCTCTTCACCCACCTGGTCGACGCCGCCGACGTCTACGTCGACCTGCACTGCGGCGGCATCGACCAGGTCCTGCGGGACTTCGTCGGCTACCGCCTCACCGGTGACCCGGACCTCGACAAGGCCACGGCCGAACTGGCAGGCTCCTTCGGTATCGAGGACGTCGTCCTCGGACCGAAGGCCGACGGCGGCAACAGCCACGCGGCCGCCGCCCGCCGGGGCATCTCGGCGGTCCTCGTCGAGGTGGGCTCACTCGGGCAGCGGGACGAGCCCACGGCCCTGCGCCGCGTCGACGGACTCCTCACGGCACTGCGCCACCTGGGCGTCCTCGACCAGGACGGCTCCGCCCCGGCGCCGATCCGCGAGTGGGTCTGGTCCGCCGGTGTCACCGCCGAGGCCACCGGCCTGTGGTACCCGGAGTTCTCCTTCGACGCCGACGTCATCGGCGAAGTGGCTCAGGGCGACATCCTCGGCCGCATCGTCGACCCGGCCGACGGCACGGAGCACACGGTCCACGCCCCGGCCGGCGGACGGATCTTCTACGGCATGCACGGCCTCACCGTCGCCCCCGGCGCCGAGCTCGCCGCCCTCGCCGTGCCGTGGGACCCCGACACGGCCGCGCGCCCCGACACCCTCCGGACCCCTGGCGCGGGCCACGGATCCGACGAGGCGGCCCCCCGCCCGTAG
- a CDS encoding ABC transporter ATP-binding protein: protein MPELHLKSQPQSSPAVSPPPGTGTGKPLSVTDLRKTYSGVTAVDSVSMEIAGGEFVTFLGSSGSGKTTTLMMIAGFCEPDSGSIVVGGRDVTRLAPQKRGLGFVFQQYLLFPHMTVWENVAFPLQLRDIPKAELRRRVGETLEMAGLSALARRRPRELSGGQQQRVALCRALVYRPPVILMDEPLGALDKKLRDQLQTEIKRIQQELGLTVIYVTHDQEEALVLSDRIAVMRDGRIDQFDTPRELFERPRTPFVADFLGAANFLSGTVQQQTSEQTLVRLDTGGLLKARPQSGAEGARVRAAVQPGRLGLCAPGDGFCTGTVETVTYVGTLVRVTVRPAGDADTGLVRLELPAGRAPVLGEQVSLTAHPDDVSLFAVEGGG, encoded by the coding sequence ATGCCTGAGCTGCACCTGAAGTCCCAGCCCCAGTCCTCCCCGGCGGTCTCCCCGCCGCCGGGGACCGGCACCGGAAAACCCCTCTCCGTCACGGACCTGCGCAAGACGTACAGCGGCGTCACCGCCGTCGACTCGGTCTCCATGGAGATCGCGGGCGGCGAGTTCGTCACCTTCCTGGGGTCCTCCGGCTCCGGCAAGACCACCACCCTGATGATGATCGCCGGGTTCTGCGAACCCGACTCCGGCAGCATCGTCGTCGGTGGCCGTGACGTGACCCGGCTCGCCCCGCAGAAGCGCGGCCTCGGCTTCGTCTTCCAGCAGTATCTGCTGTTCCCGCACATGACGGTGTGGGAGAACGTCGCCTTCCCGCTGCAACTGCGCGACATCCCCAAGGCGGAGCTGCGTCGCCGCGTCGGCGAGACGCTGGAGATGGCCGGACTGTCCGCCCTGGCCCGGCGCCGGCCGCGCGAGCTGTCCGGTGGCCAGCAGCAGCGCGTCGCGCTGTGCCGGGCCCTGGTCTACCGGCCCCCGGTGATCCTCATGGACGAGCCGCTGGGCGCCCTCGACAAGAAGCTGCGCGACCAGCTCCAGACCGAGATCAAGCGCATCCAGCAGGAACTCGGGCTGACCGTCATCTATGTGACGCACGATCAGGAGGAGGCGCTGGTCCTGTCCGACCGGATCGCGGTGATGCGGGACGGGCGGATCGATCAGTTCGACACCCCGCGCGAGCTCTTCGAGCGCCCGCGCACCCCGTTCGTCGCCGACTTCCTCGGCGCGGCCAACTTCCTGTCCGGCACCGTGCAGCAGCAGACGTCCGAGCAGACCCTCGTGCGGCTCGACACGGGAGGGCTGCTCAAGGCCCGCCCGCAGTCGGGAGCGGAGGGAGCACGGGTACGGGCCGCGGTGCAGCCCGGCCGGCTCGGGCTGTGCGCACCCGGCGACGGGTTCTGTACCGGGACCGTGGAGACGGTCACCTACGTCGGCACCCTCGTCCGTGTCACCGTCCGCCCGGCGGGCGACGCCGACACGGGCCTCGTACGGCTGGAACTCCCGGCCGGACGCGCCCCCGTCCTCGGCGAGCAGGTCAGCCTGACGGCCCACCCCGACGACGTCAGCCTCTTCGCGGTGGAAGGAGGCGGGTGA
- a CDS encoding ABC transporter permease, with protein MAGSLLAPAPPAPGPATPAARKGRLHRLRRALSERRTRFGLLNAAPVVIYLLVLFVYPIFSTLLLSFKGEDGGWTLYWYANALQGSNLDVLLTTLRISAETSLLSLVIGFLLAAAVSRLKPLWAGLVMIIVIVPHFISALVRTYGWIILLGEHGVVNNALTDLKFPGAPFQLLYNEIGVVIGTTSVMLPYTVLLLYAVMKGIDRRLPAAAASMGAGRLTIFRRVYLPMVAPGLVNAGILCFILCLGYYLTPALMGGPKQTMVASLISEQVMKQSQWNGAAALGIILLVLTFAGLLLLRLIKALSEAAKNRGIS; from the coding sequence ATGGCCGGATCCCTCCTCGCCCCCGCGCCCCCGGCCCCGGGCCCCGCGACCCCCGCCGCCCGCAAGGGCCGGCTGCACCGGCTGCGCCGCGCGCTGTCCGAGCGTCGCACCCGCTTCGGGCTGCTCAACGCCGCCCCCGTCGTCATCTATCTGCTGGTGCTGTTCGTCTACCCGATCTTCAGCACCCTGCTCCTCAGCTTCAAAGGCGAGGACGGCGGCTGGACGCTGTACTGGTACGCGAACGCCCTCCAGGGCTCCAACCTGGACGTCCTCCTCACCACCCTGCGGATCTCCGCCGAGACCTCGCTGCTGAGCCTGGTCATCGGGTTCCTGCTGGCCGCCGCCGTCTCCCGGCTCAAGCCACTGTGGGCGGGCCTGGTGATGATCATCGTCATCGTGCCGCACTTCATCAGCGCGCTGGTGCGCACCTACGGCTGGATCATCCTGCTCGGTGAACACGGCGTGGTGAACAACGCCCTGACGGACCTCAAGTTCCCCGGCGCACCCTTCCAGTTGCTCTACAACGAGATCGGTGTCGTCATCGGCACCACCTCCGTGATGCTGCCGTACACCGTGCTGCTGCTGTACGCGGTCATGAAGGGCATCGACCGCAGGCTGCCGGCCGCCGCGGCCAGCATGGGCGCGGGACGGCTGACGATCTTCCGCCGGGTCTACCTGCCGATGGTCGCTCCCGGCCTGGTCAACGCGGGCATCCTGTGCTTCATCCTCTGCCTCGGCTACTACCTCACCCCCGCCCTCATGGGCGGCCCGAAGCAGACCATGGTGGCCTCGCTCATCAGTGAGCAGGTGATGAAGCAGAGCCAGTGGAACGGCGCCGCCGCGCTCGGCATCATCCTGCTGGTCCTCACCTTCGCGGGTCTGCTCCTGCTGCGGCTGATCAAGGCCCTGAGCGAGGCCGCGAAGAATCGAGGTATCTCATGA
- a CDS encoding IclR family transcriptional regulator, giving the protein MKSVTRSLRILEAVAQHQPVTVGELTKLFGLPKSTVQRTLVTLAEAGWLRANRKDTTRWEIGARVLAVRPAALQGSSLFAAAREPMIRLRDTVNETIHLSVPDALQCVVVVDRVDCDHPVRTFHTIGDTSPLHATAAGRAILAHLPKRDVEELITRGLERFSDTTPADPDELRADLDRIRADGYAINRNQYRPGVCALAAPVLDESGTPLAAVAISMPDSRYDEDRVPEWGDLAAGTAAEITGRLLGA; this is encoded by the coding sequence ATGAAGAGCGTCACCAGGTCTCTGCGGATCCTGGAGGCGGTCGCCCAGCATCAGCCGGTCACCGTCGGGGAGTTGACGAAGCTCTTCGGTCTCCCGAAGTCGACCGTGCAGCGCACCCTGGTCACACTGGCCGAGGCGGGCTGGCTGCGCGCGAACCGCAAGGACACCACCCGCTGGGAGATCGGCGCCCGCGTCCTGGCCGTTCGACCCGCCGCCCTCCAGGGCTCCAGCCTGTTCGCCGCCGCCCGCGAACCCATGATCCGACTCCGGGACACCGTGAACGAGACCATCCACCTGTCGGTGCCCGACGCACTGCAGTGTGTGGTCGTGGTGGACCGCGTCGACTGCGACCACCCCGTACGGACCTTCCACACCATCGGCGACACCTCACCCCTGCACGCCACCGCCGCCGGACGTGCGATCCTCGCCCACCTTCCGAAGCGGGACGTCGAGGAACTCATCACGCGGGGACTGGAGCGCTTCAGCGACACGACCCCCGCCGACCCCGACGAACTGCGCGCCGACCTGGACCGGATCCGCGCCGACGGCTACGCGATCAACCGGAACCAGTACCGGCCGGGCGTGTGCGCCCTCGCCGCACCCGTGCTCGACGAGAGCGGGACACCGCTGGCCGCCGTGGCCATCTCGATGCCCGACTCCCGGTACGACGAGGACCGGGTGCCCGAGTGGGGCGACCTCGCCGCCGGCACGGCCGCGGAGATCACCGGGCGCCTGCTGGGCGCCTGA